From Xenopus laevis strain J_2021 chromosome 7L, Xenopus_laevis_v10.1, whole genome shotgun sequence, one genomic window encodes:
- the il10ra.L gene encoding interleukin-10 receptor subunit alpha isoform X2 translates to MAALGASLLGTVLCLSTFLCLGATKIGVIPPTPEDVYFDLQFYSHTLLWSPGNPAAEGILYEVQYLRYGTKLWKDVPHCFLTHHLSCDLTEETLLLGMGYYGRVRSILGNQTSDWARTLRYRIQEVTLPAPSFLLHVDGSSLMVDVSLPEAQAGNLSLHYTDLFRHNRKYIVHLRRTADNLTIIEEKNTTMFHIRSLITGREYCVAMQFKITSRLNNGILSPETCVYLPEEELDKSALLVVATAILVFVTILIFVNIIICLYVRGAMNTPKALSLIKRSWSWMEKPPTQISNCTDCLRWEDEFIDHLMMEPRNSPLRSSGDSGFGSQILTMKNSQLQSTSLVLSIDDSGVELPESDSDCKKAPLKGDPTFKMQVPKIQGEDSGISLSTGSPCLKRSCSVQEVSYRENINDIRDDKNISDSRLGYLRQSEPKKNQNNSEREDPEITHTKDYLKQEKQVLHSNNGIPIDNNSPQGQKEFLQGSWTNMKEGFHSSLPFTAAFSPFSRVLCDFRVNIPSLGDVQLLDIIS, encoded by the exons gTGTAATCCCACCAACCCCTGAGGATGTTTATTTTGATCTGCAGTTTTACTCTCATACCTTACTGTGGTCCCCTGGAAATCCTGCTGCAGAGGGGATCCTTTATGAAGTGCAATATTTAAG ATATGgtacaaaattatggaaagacgtGCCCCACTGTTTCCTCACCCACCATCTTTCATGCGACCTGACAGAGGAGACTCTGCTCTTGGGTATGGGATATTATGGAAGAGTCCGTAGCATTCTCGGAAACCAGACTTCAGATTGGGCACGGACCCTAAGATACAGAATCCAAGAAG TCACTCTGCCTGCGCCCTCATTCTTGCTCCATGTGGATGGCAGTTCTCTCATGGTTGATGTCAGTCTCCCCGAGGCCCAGGCTGGTAACCTCTCACTGCATTATACGGACTTGTTCCGACATAACAGAAAGTACATTGTTCATTTGCGCAGAACTGCAGATAACCTTACG ATTATAGAGGAAAAGAACACAACAATGTTCCATATACGTAGCCTGATCACAGGAAGGGAGTACTGTGTAGCAATGCAATTCAAAATCACCTCTAGACTGAACAATGGTATTCTTTCTCCTGAGACATGTGTCTATCTGCCAGAAGAAG AGTTGGATAAGAGTGCACTGCTGGTGGTGGCTACCGCTATACTTGTCTTTGTAACTATTCTAATATTTGTCAACATCATTATCTGTTTGTATGTTCGGGGAGCAATGAATACCCCAAAAGCCCTG TCTCTTATTAAGCGAAGTTGGTCCTGGATGGAGAAACCACCAACACAGATTTCCAATTGTACTGACTGCTTAAGATGGGAAGATGAATTTATCGATCACCTCATGATGGAGCCTAGGAATTCTCCTTTGCGTAGCAGTGGAGACAGTGGTTTTGGAAGCCAGATACTTACTATGAAGAATTCACAACTTCAATCAACATCTTTGGTTCTCAGTATAGATGATAGTGGTGTTGAATTGCCAGAATCAGACTCTGACTGTAAAAAGGCCCCTCTAAAAGGAGATCCCACTTTCAAAATGCAGGTTCCAAAAATTCAGGGTGAGGACAGTGGGATCAGTTTATCCACAGGCTCCCCATGTCTTAAACGTAGCTGCAGCGTTCAAGAGGTCTCTTACAGAGAGAATATAAATGATATCAGAGATGATAAAAATATCAGTGATTCAAGGTTAGGATACCTAAGGCAATCTGAACCcaagaaaaatcaaaataactctGAAAGGGAAGACCCAGAAATAACACACACAAAAGACTACCTTAAACAGGAAAAGCAGGTGCTGCACAGTAACAATGGCATTCCCATAGACAACAATAGCCCCCAAGGACAAAAGGAGTTCTTGCAAGGATCCTGGACTAATATGAAAGAAGGATTTCACTCTTCACTTCCATTTACTGCAGCATTTAGCCCATTCAGTCGGGTTCTCTGTGATTTTCGGGTCAATATCCCCTCCCTAGGGGATGTTCAGCTGTTGGACATCATATCCTAA
- the il10ra.L gene encoding interleukin-10 receptor subunit alpha isoform X1: MAALGASLLGTVLCLSTFLCLGATKIGVIPPTPEDVYFDLQFYSHTLLWSPGNPAAEGILYEVQYLRYGTKLWKDVPHCFLTHHLSCDLTEETLLLGMGYYGRVRSILGNQTSDWARTLRYRIQEVTLPAPSFLLHVDGSSLMVDVSLPEAQAGNLSLHYTDLFRHNRKYIVHLRRTADNLTIIEEKNTTMFHIRSLITGREYCVAMQFKITSRLNNGILSPETCVYLPEEELDKSALLVVATAILVFVTILIFVNIIICLYVRGAMNTPKALKSLIKRSWSWMEKPPTQISNCTDCLRWEDEFIDHLMMEPRNSPLRSSGDSGFGSQILTMKNSQLQSTSLVLSIDDSGVELPESDSDCKKAPLKGDPTFKMQVPKIQGEDSGISLSTGSPCLKRSCSVQEVSYRENINDIRDDKNISDSRLGYLRQSEPKKNQNNSEREDPEITHTKDYLKQEKQVLHSNNGIPIDNNSPQGQKEFLQGSWTNMKEGFHSSLPFTAAFSPFSRVLCDFRVNIPSLGDVQLLDIIS, from the exons gTGTAATCCCACCAACCCCTGAGGATGTTTATTTTGATCTGCAGTTTTACTCTCATACCTTACTGTGGTCCCCTGGAAATCCTGCTGCAGAGGGGATCCTTTATGAAGTGCAATATTTAAG ATATGgtacaaaattatggaaagacgtGCCCCACTGTTTCCTCACCCACCATCTTTCATGCGACCTGACAGAGGAGACTCTGCTCTTGGGTATGGGATATTATGGAAGAGTCCGTAGCATTCTCGGAAACCAGACTTCAGATTGGGCACGGACCCTAAGATACAGAATCCAAGAAG TCACTCTGCCTGCGCCCTCATTCTTGCTCCATGTGGATGGCAGTTCTCTCATGGTTGATGTCAGTCTCCCCGAGGCCCAGGCTGGTAACCTCTCACTGCATTATACGGACTTGTTCCGACATAACAGAAAGTACATTGTTCATTTGCGCAGAACTGCAGATAACCTTACG ATTATAGAGGAAAAGAACACAACAATGTTCCATATACGTAGCCTGATCACAGGAAGGGAGTACTGTGTAGCAATGCAATTCAAAATCACCTCTAGACTGAACAATGGTATTCTTTCTCCTGAGACATGTGTCTATCTGCCAGAAGAAG AGTTGGATAAGAGTGCACTGCTGGTGGTGGCTACCGCTATACTTGTCTTTGTAACTATTCTAATATTTGTCAACATCATTATCTGTTTGTATGTTCGGGGAGCAATGAATACCCCAAAAGCCCTG AAGTCTCTTATTAAGCGAAGTTGGTCCTGGATGGAGAAACCACCAACACAGATTTCCAATTGTACTGACTGCTTAAGATGGGAAGATGAATTTATCGATCACCTCATGATGGAGCCTAGGAATTCTCCTTTGCGTAGCAGTGGAGACAGTGGTTTTGGAAGCCAGATACTTACTATGAAGAATTCACAACTTCAATCAACATCTTTGGTTCTCAGTATAGATGATAGTGGTGTTGAATTGCCAGAATCAGACTCTGACTGTAAAAAGGCCCCTCTAAAAGGAGATCCCACTTTCAAAATGCAGGTTCCAAAAATTCAGGGTGAGGACAGTGGGATCAGTTTATCCACAGGCTCCCCATGTCTTAAACGTAGCTGCAGCGTTCAAGAGGTCTCTTACAGAGAGAATATAAATGATATCAGAGATGATAAAAATATCAGTGATTCAAGGTTAGGATACCTAAGGCAATCTGAACCcaagaaaaatcaaaataactctGAAAGGGAAGACCCAGAAATAACACACACAAAAGACTACCTTAAACAGGAAAAGCAGGTGCTGCACAGTAACAATGGCATTCCCATAGACAACAATAGCCCCCAAGGACAAAAGGAGTTCTTGCAAGGATCCTGGACTAATATGAAAGAAGGATTTCACTCTTCACTTCCATTTACTGCAGCATTTAGCCCATTCAGTCGGGTTCTCTGTGATTTTCGGGTCAATATCCCCTCCCTAGGGGATGTTCAGCTGTTGGACATCATATCCTAA